One window from the genome of Brachyspira hampsonii encodes:
- a CDS encoding cobalamin biosynthesis protein CobD/CbiB, whose product MRILLILPISFLLNIFIKNVKFDPFVFISRLHFISEDLFRKKGNPENKILTYTVGILSSLILIAICFLIPFFLLMLLYKVHFILGLIVELALCYITLGIRKPLEVSSYIYHSLTTNDLKKSKSLLKENTEADTEDMEEEQIVKTTIEYTIISISEDYIYPSIFLLLGGAPLCIAYKVIYVLSESSSETIYIDENKSSDIFGIFNIKLCYILNIIPSFFTSLVCIVTSIFFRYEYKNAFAVLRKDGKNNKARLESSIAGAMNIELGGEYIKDGEIYDRPLVGEYLEDLNAEHIEKANKLILTSAIFALAALIIIKLISMLISSIIF is encoded by the coding sequence ATGAGAATATTATTAATACTGCCTATATCTTTTCTTTTAAATATATTTATCAAAAATGTAAAATTTGATCCTTTTGTCTTTATATCAAGACTTCATTTTATATCAGAAGATTTATTTAGAAAAAAAGGAAATCCTGAAAATAAAATATTGACATATACAGTAGGAATATTATCTTCTTTAATACTTATAGCTATATGTTTTTTAATTCCTTTCTTTCTTTTAATGCTTTTATATAAAGTGCATTTCATACTAGGACTGATAGTTGAGCTTGCTCTATGTTATATAACATTAGGAATTAGAAAACCTTTAGAAGTAAGTTCATATATATATCATAGCTTGACTACAAATGATTTAAAAAAGTCAAAATCACTTTTAAAAGAAAATACAGAAGCTGATACCGAAGATATGGAAGAAGAACAAATAGTAAAGACTACAATAGAATATACTATAATAAGCATTTCAGAAGATTATATATATCCATCTATATTTTTGTTATTGGGAGGTGCCCCTCTTTGTATAGCATATAAAGTTATATATGTACTTTCTGAAAGTTCTTCTGAGACAATATATATAGATGAAAATAAAAGTAGTGATATATTCGGTATATTTAATATCAAATTATGCTATATATTAAATATAATACCTTCATTCTTTACATCTTTAGTTTGCATCGTTACATCTATATTCTTTAGATATGAATATAAAAATGCATTTGCTGTTTTAAGAAAAGACGGTAAAAATAATAAAGCAAGATTAGAGTCATCAATTGCAGGTGCTATGAATATAGAGCTTGGAGGAGAATATATAAAAGACGGCGAAATATATGACAGACCACTAGTTGGGGAATACTTAGAAGATTTAAATGCTGAACATATAGAAAAAGCCAATAAACTAATATTAACTTCTGCAATATTTGCTTTAGCAGCATTAATAATAATTAAACTTATTTCTATGTTAATCTCTTCAATAATTTTCTAA
- a CDS encoding sodium-translocating pyrophosphatase translates to MNYEILAENARFFTISAAILTLAFAFYFYKWMRKQDEGNETMKEIASHVRSGAIAYLKQQYKVIAFFFAGAFIIFAILSYALKVQNPFIPIGFLTGGFFSTLSGFLGMKTATYASARTANAASKSLNEGLTIAFRSGAVMGLTVVGLALLDISLWFIVLNLWLDNSLFGTDFLNLASTGIAKGTAEYTAAKMHFVTTTMLSFGVGASFQALFARVGGGIFTKAADVGADLVGKVEAGIPEDDPRNPAVIADNVGDNVGDVAGMGADLYESYAGSILAAMSLGSAAFGYINPDVSPIYAVSLPMILAAIGTLSSIIGVFFVKTKEGATMGELLKSLRVGVYVSSAIIIVVSFLLVKTLLPNNLGLFVSIIVGLIAGNVVGFFTEYYTAAEYRPTQWVAEQSKTGPATVIIGGLAVGMQSTLIPVVTVVISIMLAFGFAGGFGSGASSFSQGLYGIALASVGMLSTLGITLATDAYGPIADNAGGNAEMSGLPESVRERTDALDSLGNTTAATGKGFAICSAALTAMALIAAYIEEIKTSLGRMINTGNLTSIDIGTVQYTANSAKELYDKVVYSLGMNEFMNAFNIHLMNPKVLIGIFIGAMLVFFFCALTMKAVGRAAAGVVEEVRRQFREIKGLLAGEKGVKADYEKAVQICTKSAQKEMIVPSVLAIIVPVVVGFLFGVPAVIGMLVGGLTAGFAMAVMMSNAGGAWDNAKKYIEAGNLGGKKIIDPKTGEKITNPNHAAAVIGDTVGDPFKDTSGPSINILIKLMSLISVVFAGAIVAFSPKIQALLGIADQIIK, encoded by the coding sequence ATGAATTATGAAATATTAGCTGAAAATGCCCGCTTTTTTACAATATCAGCGGCAATACTTACATTAGCTTTCGCATTCTATTTTTATAAATGGATGCGTAAGCAGGACGAAGGTAATGAAACTATGAAAGAAATAGCTTCGCATGTTCGTTCCGGTGCTATAGCTTATCTTAAACAGCAGTATAAAGTTATAGCTTTCTTTTTTGCAGGAGCTTTCATTATTTTTGCTATTCTTTCTTATGCATTAAAAGTGCAAAACCCTTTCATTCCTATAGGTTTTTTAACAGGCGGTTTCTTCTCAACTCTTTCTGGTTTCTTGGGTATGAAAACTGCTACTTATGCATCTGCTAGAACTGCTAATGCTGCTAGTAAATCTTTAAATGAAGGTTTAACAATAGCTTTCCGTTCCGGTGCAGTTATGGGACTTACTGTAGTAGGTCTTGCTTTGCTTGATATATCATTATGGTTTATAGTATTAAATTTATGGCTTGATAATAGTCTTTTTGGAACAGATTTCCTTAATTTAGCTTCTACAGGCATAGCTAAAGGTACTGCTGAATACACTGCTGCTAAAATGCACTTTGTAACTACTACAATGCTTAGCTTTGGTGTAGGTGCTTCTTTCCAAGCGTTATTTGCCCGTGTTGGAGGCGGTATATTTACTAAAGCTGCTGATGTTGGTGCTGACTTGGTTGGTAAAGTTGAAGCTGGAATACCTGAAGATGACCCTAGAAACCCTGCAGTTATAGCTGACAATGTAGGCGACAATGTAGGTGATGTTGCTGGTATGGGTGCTGACCTTTACGAATCTTATGCAGGTTCTATACTTGCTGCTATGAGTTTAGGTTCTGCCGCTTTCGGATATATTAACCCTGATGTAAGCCCAATATATGCTGTATCTCTTCCTATGATACTTGCTGCTATTGGTACTCTTTCTTCTATAATAGGTGTATTCTTCGTTAAAACTAAAGAAGGTGCTACTATGGGAGAATTATTGAAATCTTTAAGAGTTGGTGTTTATGTAAGCAGTGCTATTATTATAGTAGTATCTTTCTTACTTGTAAAAACACTTCTTCCAAATAATTTAGGATTATTCGTTTCTATCATTGTAGGACTTATAGCTGGTAATGTTGTTGGTTTCTTCACAGAATACTATACTGCAGCTGAATACAGACCTACTCAATGGGTAGCTGAACAATCTAAAACAGGTCCTGCTACTGTTATTATAGGAGGACTTGCTGTAGGTATGCAATCTACTTTAATACCTGTTGTTACAGTAGTTATATCTATAATGTTGGCATTTGGTTTTGCAGGCGGTTTCGGTTCAGGAGCTTCTTCTTTCTCTCAAGGTTTATACGGTATAGCTTTAGCTTCTGTTGGTATGTTATCTACTTTAGGTATCACATTAGCTACTGATGCTTATGGTCCTATAGCTGACAATGCAGGCGGTAATGCTGAAATGTCTGGTCTTCCAGAAAGTGTTAGAGAAAGAACTGATGCTTTAGACTCTTTGGGTAACACTACTGCTGCTACTGGTAAAGGTTTTGCTATATGTTCTGCTGCTTTAACTGCTATGGCTTTGATTGCTGCTTATATTGAGGAGATTAAAACTTCTTTGGGAAGAATGATAAATACAGGAAACCTTACTTCTATAGATATAGGTACTGTTCAATATACTGCTAACAGTGCTAAAGAATTATATGATAAAGTTGTTTATAGTTTAGGTATGAATGAGTTTATGAATGCTTTCAATATTCACTTGATGAACCCTAAAGTATTAATAGGTATATTTATCGGTGCTATGTTAGTATTCTTCTTCTGTGCTTTAACTATGAAAGCTGTTGGTCGTGCTGCTGCAGGTGTTGTAGAAGAAGTTAGAAGACAGTTTAGAGAAATTAAAGGCTTACTTGCTGGTGAAAAAGGTGTAAAAGCTGATTATGAAAAAGCTGTTCAAATCTGTACTAAATCAGCTCAAAAAGAGATGATTGTTCCTTCTGTACTTGCTATAATAGTACCTGTTGTAGTTGGTTTCTTATTCGGAGTACCTGCTGTTATAGGTATGTTAGTAGGCGGTTTGACTGCTGGTTTTGCTATGGCTGTTATGATGTCTAATGCAGGCGGTGCTTGGGATAATGCTAAAAAATACATTGAAGCTGGTAATTTGGGCGGTAAAAAAATCATAGATCCAAAAACTGGAGAAAAAATTACTAACCCTAACCATGCTGCTGCTGTTATAGGTGATACAGTTGGTGACCCATTCAAAGATACTTCCGGACCTTCAATTAACATTCTTATCAAATTAATGAGCTTGATAAGTGTTGTATTTGCTGGTGCAATAGTAGCTTTCTCACCAAAAATTCAGGCTTTATTAGGTATAGCTGATCAAATTATTAAATAA
- a CDS encoding histidine phosphatase family protein gives MKILFIRHGQTQLNAEGRWLGSTDAPLCEDGKKALNDRKKIIDSYKPVQKLYCSPLKRCLETADIYFNDMKKEVLNDLRERSFGDFEGKNHDELKNNPYYKEFFRTNWKSNVPNGETSENFFSRTEKAYLYIIEDMKKNNLDYTAVVSHGGVIMSIFSRFDKQKLGFYEYLLQNGCGYYTEIDEKNNINIIEKL, from the coding sequence ATGAAAATTCTTTTTATACGACATGGGCAAACTCAATTAAATGCTGAAGGAAGATGGCTGGGATCTACAGATGCTCCATTATGTGAAGATGGGAAAAAAGCTTTAAATGATAGAAAAAAAATAATAGATAGTTATAAACCTGTGCAAAAATTATATTGCAGCCCATTAAAAAGATGCTTAGAAACTGCTGATATATACTTTAATGATATGAAAAAAGAAGTTTTGAATGATTTAAGAGAAAGAAGTTTCGGAGATTTTGAGGGAAAAAATCATGATGAATTAAAAAATAATCCTTATTATAAAGAATTTTTTAGAACTAATTGGAAAAGCAATGTACCCAATGGAGAAACTTCCGAAAATTTCTTTAGCAGAACAGAAAAAGCATATCTATATATTATAGAAGATATGAAGAAAAATAATTTAGATTATACTGCAGTAGTCAGTCATGGAGGAGTTATTATGTCTATATTCAGCAGATTTGATAAGCAGAAATTAGGATTTTATGAATACCTTTTACAGAACGGATGCGGTTATTATACAGAAATAGATGAGAAAAATAATATAAATATTATAGAAAAGTTATAA
- the tilS gene encoding tRNA lysidine(34) synthetase TilS, which yields MMEETSQFLLSNIDDIKNKTLAAAYSGGIDSQVMLNIAYRLKEKLSFNLIIIHVNYNLRGEDSANDELFAREMAKKYNIEIYVKEIPPNSYNGKNIQLEARNDRYAFFEELYNKKIYDYLLIAHNKDDLAETIIYRMIKGAGTNVYKSLREKKGYILRPILNFYRKDIEEYASNNNLEHREDVSNKKNYYARNKIRNLIIPMLEEINTNAKNNIIRFAKKSYEETYILRKKINKLYQKNIYEKNKKLNIEKIKNIKSLFIKKIIIKLLAKNNIEITEKRVIEILNIIKSDKPNIKLRLDNFYIIKEYDFINIKSIEKKLDDIKTNNFIKIEKDGLYIFCNKTIKTETVLNKDINYKEALYIKANYPIIIRSRKDGDFIYAYPNNQKKYLRKIFIDLKISSYKRDTIPVITSEDDNNIKALYLEPYGLNRISNEEAVSKEDEYILKISFNNDCGIKKS from the coding sequence ATGATGGAAGAAACTTCACAATTTTTACTTTCAAATATAGATGACATAAAAAATAAAACATTAGCTGCAGCATATTCAGGAGGTATTGATTCTCAGGTTATGCTCAATATCGCATACAGATTAAAAGAAAAGTTATCATTTAATTTAATAATAATACATGTTAATTATAATCTTAGAGGGGAAGATTCTGCTAATGATGAATTATTTGCCCGAGAAATGGCTAAAAAATATAATATAGAAATATATGTTAAAGAAATACCTCCTAACAGCTATAATGGAAAAAATATTCAGCTTGAAGCTAGAAATGACAGATATGCTTTTTTTGAAGAGCTTTATAATAAAAAAATATATGATTATCTTTTAATAGCTCATAATAAAGATGATTTGGCTGAAACTATAATTTACAGAATGATTAAGGGGGCTGGAACTAATGTTTATAAAAGCCTTAGAGAAAAAAAAGGATATATTTTAAGACCTATTTTGAACTTTTATAGAAAAGATATTGAAGAGTATGCTTCCAATAATAATCTTGAACATAGAGAAGATGTTTCAAATAAAAAAAATTATTATGCTAGAAATAAAATAAGAAATTTAATCATACCAATGCTTGAAGAAATAAATACAAATGCTAAAAACAATATCATAAGATTTGCAAAAAAAAGCTATGAAGAAACTTATATACTAAGAAAAAAAATTAATAAATTATACCAAAAAAATATATACGAAAAAAATAAAAAACTTAATATAGAAAAAATAAAAAATATAAAAAGTCTTTTTATAAAAAAAATCATAATAAAACTTTTAGCAAAAAATAATATAGAAATAACAGAAAAAAGAGTTATAGAAATACTAAATATAATAAAATCTGATAAGCCTAATATTAAATTAAGACTTGATAATTTTTATATTATAAAAGAATATGACTTCATTAATATAAAATCTATAGAAAAAAAACTTGATGATATCAAAACAAATAATTTTATAAAAATAGAAAAAGACGGCTTATATATTTTCTGCAATAAAACAATAAAAACAGAAACAGTTTTAAATAAAGATATTAATTATAAAGAAGCTCTGTATATAAAAGCTAACTACCCAATTATAATAAGAAGCAGAAAAGATGGGGATTTTATATATGCATATCCTAATAATCAAAAAAAATATTTAAGAAAGATTTTTATAGACTTAAAAATATCTTCATATAAAAGAGATACAATACCCGTAATAACTTCAGAAGATGATAACAATATTAAGGCTTTATATTTAGAGCCTTACGGATTAAATAGAATATCAAATGAAGAAGCTGTAAGTAAAGAAGATGAATACATATTAAAAATCAGCTTTAATAATGATTGCGGTATTAAAAAATCATAA
- a CDS encoding DUF1848 domain-containing protein, whose amino-acid sequence MIISASRRTDIPSLHTKWFINRLKEGYIITQNPINKNNFYKITLSKNIVDIIVFWSKNPDIEFLKEVKDLGYEFYLHFTITAYDKNIEKNIPDKNSLIKKFQSISKLFGKEKIVWRYDPIILNDDFDINYHINHFKNFAYNLNGYTDECIFSFVEIYSKIKENIKNINNDNKVLLIENMQDISEKNNIKLKSCSQDFNNYNITIEKSACIDKERIQKILGYSIKEKKDKSQRKLCGCIESIDIGMYNTCTNGCIYCYANSKNILKDYDANSKILSDKYLNDNINIKERKIIVNEKSKVFKL is encoded by the coding sequence ATGATAATAAGTGCAAGCAGAAGAACTGATATACCATCACTGCATACTAAATGGTTTATAAATAGATTAAAAGAAGGATATATAATTACTCAAAATCCTATAAACAAAAATAATTTTTATAAAATAACATTAAGTAAAAATATAGTTGATATAATAGTATTTTGGTCAAAAAATCCTGATATAGAGTTTTTGAAGGAAGTAAAAGATTTAGGTTATGAGTTTTATCTGCATTTTACTATTACGGCTTATGATAAAAATATAGAAAAAAATATTCCTGATAAAAATAGTTTAATAAAAAAATTTCAATCTATAAGTAAGTTATTCGGAAAAGAAAAAATAGTTTGGAGATATGATCCTATTATATTAAATGATGATTTTGATATCAATTATCATATAAATCATTTCAAAAACTTTGCTTATAATTTAAATGGTTATACAGATGAATGCATATTCAGCTTTGTTGAAATATATTCAAAAATAAAAGAAAATATTAAAAATATAAACAATGATAATAAAGTTTTATTAATAGAAAATATGCAAGATATATCTGAAAAAAATAATATAAAATTAAAATCCTGCTCTCAAGATTTTAATAATTACAATATAACAATAGAAAAATCTGCATGCATAGATAAAGAAAGAATACAAAAAATATTGGGCTATTCTATAAAAGAAAAAAAAGACAAATCTCAAAGAAAATTATGCGGCTGTATAGAAAGTATTGATATAGGAATGTATAATACATGTACTAACGGCTGTATATACTGCTATGCCAATTCAAAAAATATATTAAAAGATTATGACGCAAATAGTAAAATATTATCGGATAAATATTTAAATGATAATATAAATATAAAAGAAAGAAAAATAATTGTTAATGAAAAGAGTAAAGTATTTAAATTATAA
- a CDS encoding MATE family efflux transporter — translation MINITQNTKNMEKSFFKYVMPAIVSTMLGGFYIVVDGFFVGNSMGDIGLTAINLVYPIGTLLMAAAIMLGMGGSVIMSTYLGEGNIEGFNRAKVNTFISLIFASIILTVVLLLLKNNLIYLLGARDEVFKQADSYITTIILGGGFQIISFGSMPIVRNSGKTIHAMSFMGVGLITNIILDYLFLMVFRLEMFGAALATIIAQGLVALMAVYYLFIRKKNRTKIKLSDFNLYMTKRALQIGLSPFGLVMAPSLIVIFNNLQCIKYGGYLGTTAYSVMNYIYGSILHLFEGVAEGCQPMISYFKGACRNDLMRKVFKKGILFDIILGAFLMIIVLIFRNKLGILFGASIETNAIISLGLPIISAAFILQPIVRLGTAYFYSSGESRYSTLLTYIDPLLVSPLCILILPLFLKLNGVWFAVPVSQLILAIIFLLIFYNTNLKNDNLISKAVYQNE, via the coding sequence ATGATTAATATTACACAAAATACTAAAAACATGGAAAAATCTTTTTTTAAGTATGTTATGCCGGCAATAGTTTCAACTATGCTTGGAGGATTTTATATAGTTGTAGACGGTTTTTTCGTTGGTAATTCTATGGGAGATATTGGGCTTACTGCAATTAATTTAGTTTATCCTATAGGTACTTTGCTTATGGCAGCAGCTATTATGCTTGGTATGGGAGGCTCTGTTATAATGTCCACATATCTTGGAGAGGGTAATATAGAAGGATTTAATAGGGCTAAAGTAAATACTTTTATTTCTTTAATATTCGCTAGTATAATATTAACAGTTGTTTTGCTTTTATTAAAAAACAATCTCATATATTTGCTTGGTGCAAGAGATGAAGTATTTAAACAGGCTGATTCATATATCACTACTATAATATTAGGAGGAGGTTTTCAAATAATATCATTTGGATCTATGCCTATAGTAAGAAATTCAGGAAAAACTATACATGCTATGAGTTTTATGGGAGTTGGACTTATAACAAATATTATTCTTGATTATTTATTTTTAATGGTTTTTAGATTAGAAATGTTCGGTGCTGCTTTAGCTACTATAATAGCTCAAGGATTAGTTGCTTTGATGGCTGTTTATTATCTATTTATAAGAAAGAAAAACAGAACAAAAATAAAATTATCAGATTTTAATTTATATATGACAAAAAGAGCTTTGCAAATAGGATTATCTCCATTTGGTTTAGTTATGGCTCCTTCTCTTATAGTTATATTTAATAATCTTCAATGCATCAAATACGGCGGATATTTAGGAACTACTGCATACTCTGTAATGAATTATATTTACGGTTCTATTTTGCATTTATTTGAGGGAGTGGCAGAGGGCTGTCAGCCTATGATAAGTTATTTTAAAGGTGCATGCAGAAATGACCTTATGAGAAAAGTATTTAAAAAAGGAATATTATTTGATATTATACTTGGTGCTTTTCTTATGATAATAGTATTGATTTTTAGAAATAAACTTGGAATATTATTCGGTGCTTCTATAGAGACTAATGCTATAATAAGTTTAGGTCTTCCTATAATATCGGCTGCATTTATACTTCAGCCTATAGTAAGGCTTGGAACTGCATATTTTTATTCATCAGGAGAAAGCAGATATTCTACACTTTTAACATATATAGACCCTTTACTTGTAAGTCCTTTATGTATATTGATACTTCCTTTATTTTTAAAACTTAATGGTGTATGGTTTGCTGTGCCTGTATCACAATTAATATTAGCTATTATATTTTTATTGATATTTTATAATACAAATTTAAAGAATGATAATTTAATAAGTAAAGCAGTTTATCAAAATGAATAA
- a CDS encoding MBL fold metallo-hydrolase has product MSELKIDCVCENMYGMNSYVVSYDDEAMIIDAAQLNNYGIYKKLLEGKKLVKVIYTHGHFDHISGADDIRKEFPDAPHCVHRLDYDFFQDGSLNVSSYLGSVIKCQSPEIQFNEGDTFKLKDIEFKVIHTPGHTRGGVCYYTKGHLFCGDTIFAYGIGRTDFPTGDFTTLEESISQKVFALDDDTLLYPGHDAYGVKLSQRKRMGVF; this is encoded by the coding sequence ATGAGTGAATTAAAAATTGATTGTGTGTGCGAAAACATGTATGGAATGAATTCTTATGTGGTATCTTATGATGATGAAGCTATGATTATAGATGCAGCACAATTAAATAACTACGGCATTTATAAAAAATTATTAGAAGGGAAAAAACTAGTTAAAGTAATATATACACATGGTCATTTCGATCATATATCAGGAGCAGATGACATAAGAAAAGAGTTTCCAGATGCTCCTCATTGCGTGCATAGACTTGATTATGATTTCTTTCAGGACGGAAGTTTAAATGTAAGCTCATATTTAGGAAGTGTAATTAAATGCCAAAGCCCAGAAATACAATTTAATGAAGGTGATACTTTCAAATTAAAAGATATAGAGTTCAAAGTTATACATACACCAGGTCATACAAGAGGGGGGGTATGCTATTATACTAAAGGGCACTTGTTCTGCGGAGATACTATATTTGCTTACGGAATAGGAAGAACAGATTTTCCTACAGGCGATTTTACTACATTAGAAGAAAGCATATCTCAAAAAGTATTTGCATTAGATGATGACACTTTATTATACCCGGGTCATGATGCTTATGGTGTAAAATTATCGCAAAGAAAAAGAATGGGTGTATTTTAA
- a CDS encoding PepSY-like domain-containing protein: protein MDIISYQKLPEKAKNFIETYFNDYYVFKTTFTSSYSVVFKGGSSVNFTSRGEWTSIIGNGNEISFSIIEKFAENNIIEKEVINTIKNKYTDFNIYRITKRKNKYEMEINNNIIIIDNAGNILKTRNV from the coding sequence ATGGATATTATATCATATCAAAAACTTCCAGAGAAAGCAAAAAACTTTATAGAAACATATTTTAATGATTATTATGTTTTTAAGACTACATTTACTTCATCATACAGTGTTGTATTTAAAGGCGGAAGCTCTGTAAACTTTACTTCAAGAGGTGAATGGACTTCTATTATAGGAAACGGCAATGAGATATCATTTTCTATAATAGAAAAATTTGCTGAAAATAATATCATAGAAAAAGAAGTCATAAATACTATAAAAAATAAATATACAGATTTTAATATATACAGAATAACAAAAAGAAAAAATAAATATGAAATGGAAATTAACAATAATATTATTATAATAGATAATGCAGGCAATATTTTAAAGACTAGAAATGTATAA
- a CDS encoding PepSY-like domain-containing protein — protein MLKNKTISYILIIFIYLTSSSFLFFDNDRNINFIPYTSLPLNIQEFVNTYFKDYEIHSAAVSTHYIVIFKGGSSINFNRKGEWTSIIGNRKTIAISTAEKFIEAKIINIIRSKYKTINNIYKKSKGIEFKADDKEYIYIDYEGNIIKIKKA, from the coding sequence ATGCTTAAAAATAAAACTATATCTTATATTTTGATAATTTTTATATATTTGACATCTTCTTCATTTTTGTTTTTTGACAATGATAGAAATATAAATTTTATTCCCTACACATCTTTACCTTTAAATATTCAAGAGTTTGTAAATACATATTTTAAAGATTATGAAATACATAGTGCTGCTGTTTCCACTCATTATATTGTAATTTTTAAAGGCGGTTCATCAATAAATTTCAATAGAAAAGGGGAATGGACTTCTATAATAGGAAATAGAAAAACAATAGCTATTAGTACAGCTGAAAAGTTTATTGAGGCTAAAATAATAAATATAATTAGGTCAAAATATAAAACAATTAATAATATATACAAAAAAAGCAAAGGAATAGAGTTTAAGGCTGATGATAAAGAATATATTTACATAGACTATGAAGGCAATATAATAAAAATAAAAAAAGCATAA